One Halostagnicola kamekurae DNA segment encodes these proteins:
- a CDS encoding ABC1 kinase family protein, translating to MVAYARDRRRFFLFGGSRRVDPETHEHRAEVLLESLLTLGPTFIKLGQLLSTRPDILPPEYIEVLSALQDEVPPADWTEAKAVLEEELGPVDERFEAFDTDPISGASLGQVYRARIDERDVAVKIRRPGIETLVETDLRVIRWSMPILLYFVDESRSFSLGNLAEEFSRTIREEMDYEREARMLEEIKANFAGDEQVRIPAVLESHSGPRVLTMEYVEGTKINDVDELDAKGIDRGEVAKSLERAYLQMIIDDGVFHADPHPGNLSVTDDGTIVFYDFGMSGSVDEFVQQKIVEFYVAVANQDIDAILDALIEIGTLSPDADRAVMAEVMELAIQNARGEAVEQYRVQQIVGQIEDSIYEFPFRLPKNLALVLRVATVVEGVCLTLDPDFDFISTATDYLTEEGYREESVRKYLEETGEQLRRSGESLTRIAPKAERTLDRIDRDDLYVRVGLEDEKNVFAVLAKRLIYGMLLTMSLFSMGVLYALGAPEASIVAAVFGAAVTVQLYRSFRKRRGLRAEPQFAKQRFRQRQREK from the coding sequence TTGGTCGCCTACGCCCGCGATCGACGGCGCTTTTTCCTGTTCGGCGGCTCGAGGCGAGTCGATCCGGAGACCCACGAACACCGCGCCGAGGTCCTGCTCGAGTCGCTGTTGACGCTCGGGCCGACGTTTATCAAACTCGGGCAGTTGCTCTCGACCCGCCCCGATATCCTCCCGCCGGAGTACATCGAGGTGCTCTCGGCCTTGCAGGACGAGGTTCCGCCGGCCGACTGGACGGAAGCGAAAGCCGTCCTCGAGGAGGAACTGGGACCGGTAGACGAACGCTTCGAGGCCTTCGACACCGACCCGATCAGCGGGGCCAGTCTCGGACAGGTGTATCGCGCACGGATCGACGAGCGTGACGTCGCGGTCAAGATCCGCCGCCCCGGCATCGAGACGCTGGTCGAAACCGATCTTCGGGTGATCCGGTGGTCGATGCCGATCCTGCTGTACTTCGTCGACGAGTCGCGGTCGTTCTCCCTCGGGAACCTCGCCGAGGAGTTCTCGCGGACGATCCGCGAGGAGATGGACTACGAGCGCGAGGCACGGATGCTAGAGGAGATCAAGGCGAACTTCGCGGGCGACGAGCAGGTCCGAATCCCGGCGGTGCTCGAGAGCCACTCCGGTCCGCGCGTGCTCACGATGGAGTACGTCGAGGGGACGAAGATAAACGACGTTGACGAACTCGACGCGAAGGGGATCGACCGGGGCGAGGTCGCGAAGTCCTTAGAGCGGGCCTACCTGCAGATGATCATCGACGACGGCGTCTTCCACGCCGATCCCCACCCCGGAAACCTCTCGGTGACCGACGACGGCACGATCGTCTTCTACGACTTCGGGATGTCGGGGTCGGTCGACGAGTTCGTCCAGCAGAAGATCGTCGAGTTCTACGTCGCGGTCGCGAATCAGGACATCGACGCGATACTGGACGCGCTGATCGAGATCGGGACGCTGAGTCCGGACGCCGACCGCGCGGTGATGGCGGAGGTGATGGAACTGGCGATCCAGAACGCGCGCGGCGAGGCCGTCGAGCAGTACCGCGTCCAACAGATCGTCGGCCAGATCGAGGACTCGATCTACGAGTTCCCCTTCCGACTGCCGAAGAACCTCGCGCTCGTCCTCCGGGTCGCGACGGTCGTCGAGGGCGTCTGTCTCACCCTCGATCCGGACTTCGACTTCATCTCGACGGCGACCGACTACCTCACAGAGGAGGGCTATCGCGAGGAGTCGGTCCGCAAGTACCTCGAGGAAACCGGCGAGCAGCTCCGGCGGTCGGGCGAGTCCCTGACCCGAATCGCGCCGAAGGCGGAACGAACGCTCGATCGAATCGACCGGGACGACCTCTACGTCCGGGTCGGTCTCGAGGACGAGAAGAACGTCTTCGCCGTGCTGGCAAAGCGGCTCATCTACGGGATGTTACTGACGATGTCGCTGTTCTCGATGGGCGTCCTCTACGCGCTCGGCGCGCCCGAGGCGTCGATCGTCGCCGCCGTCTTCGGAGCGGCCGTGACGGTGCAACTGTACCGTTCGTTCCGGAAGCGACGCGGGCTCAGAGCGGAACCGCAGTTCGCCAAGCAGCGGTTCCGACAGCGCCAGCGCGAGAAGTGA
- a CDS encoding translation initiation factor IF-5A: protein MAKQQQEVRDLQEGSYVVIEDTACKINDYSTAKPGKHGSAKARIEAEGVFDGKKRSLSQPVDAKIWVPIIERKQGQIVSVDGDDMQVMDLETYETITMRVPDDEDVSPDENIEYLEMEDQRKIV, encoded by the coding sequence ATGGCGAAACAGCAGCAAGAAGTTCGCGATCTCCAGGAAGGAAGCTACGTCGTCATCGAGGATACGGCGTGTAAGATCAACGACTACAGCACGGCAAAGCCGGGCAAACACGGCAGCGCTAAGGCCCGCATCGAAGCCGAGGGGGTCTTCGACGGCAAGAAGCGATCGCTCTCCCAGCCGGTCGACGCGAAGATCTGGGTCCCGATCATCGAGCGCAAACAGGGCCAGATCGTCTCCGTCGACGGCGACGACATGCAGGTGATGGACCTAGAGACCTACGAAACCATTACGATGCGTGTCCCCGACGACGAGGACGTTTCGCCCGACGAGAACATCGAATACCTCGAGATGGAAGACCAGCGGAAGATCGTCTAA
- the speB gene encoding agmatinase — MFPGAADYRRAETSGREPDADFVVVGAPLDASTTFQPGARFGPRRIRTFSESYDDYDRRTDQHFSELRVFDDGDVRAWDDAAEYLEFLEGTLTDVVWDDAVPLLLGGEHTVSLAGVRAVEPDVFVCLDAHLDLRDEYDGNDLSHACVTRRILESVDSVEEAIVIGARTGSEAEWERAEAADVTVVPPEAVSSPDSLLESDSASNPESVSAPDLESMLDERDAYLSVDIDAVDPAYAPGTGTMEPFGLEPRELRSVVRAVAPAASGFDVVEVNDRDDGQAAALAGKLLREFAFSAAAERGE, encoded by the coding sequence ATGTTTCCCGGGGCGGCCGACTACCGACGAGCCGAGACGAGCGGGCGAGAGCCCGACGCGGACTTCGTGGTCGTCGGCGCGCCCCTGGACGCCTCGACGACCTTTCAGCCGGGGGCCCGATTCGGTCCCCGTCGCATTCGAACCTTCTCCGAAAGTTACGACGATTACGACCGCCGTACGGACCAGCACTTCTCCGAGCTACGGGTCTTCGACGACGGCGACGTTCGCGCGTGGGACGACGCGGCGGAGTACCTCGAGTTCCTTGAAGGGACGCTCACCGACGTGGTCTGGGACGACGCCGTTCCCCTGCTGCTCGGGGGCGAACACACCGTCTCGCTGGCCGGCGTTCGCGCCGTCGAACCCGATGTGTTCGTCTGTCTCGACGCGCACCTCGACCTCCGAGACGAGTACGACGGCAACGACCTCTCTCACGCCTGTGTCACCCGGCGCATCCTCGAGAGCGTCGACTCGGTCGAGGAGGCGATCGTTATCGGGGCCAGAACCGGCAGCGAGGCCGAGTGGGAGCGCGCCGAGGCCGCGGACGTGACGGTCGTTCCGCCGGAGGCGGTGTCGAGCCCCGACTCGCTGCTCGAGTCCGACTCGGCCTCGAACCCCGAATCCGTCTCGGCCCCGGACCTCGAGTCGATGCTCGACGAACGGGACGCCTACCTGAGCGTCGACATCGACGCCGTCGATCCCGCCTACGCGCCGGGTACGGGAACCATGGAACCGTTCGGCCTCGAGCCCCGGGAACTCCGTTCGGTCGTGCGCGCCGTCGCGCCTGCCGCGAGCGGGTTCGACGTCGTCGAAGTGAACGACCGCGACGACGGTCAGGCGGCGGCGCTCGCCGGAAAGCTCCTCCGCGAGTTCGCGTTTTCGGCCGCCGCCGAACGTGGGGAGTGA
- a CDS encoding Nif3-like dinuclear metal center hexameric protein gives MELAEFSARLDEELRTADYADIDASANGLQVGPAEGELEHVAFAVDGVAETIEGAIDAGADALVVHHGISWGGFDRVTGRKYERIAPLIENDVALYVSHLPLDGHQDHGNAAGVADVLGLENRSPFGELGPEYIGQRGTALESFSLESVCDRLESELDTGDRQVRGLGFGPEEISEVAIVTGSGTDWLEDAVDAGVDAFVTGEGKQKVYHEAQEAGINVVLAGHYATETFGVQSLQELVEEWGLETTYLDVPTGL, from the coding sequence ATGGAACTCGCCGAATTCTCGGCTCGACTCGACGAGGAACTCCGGACGGCCGATTATGCGGATATCGATGCGAGCGCGAACGGACTCCAGGTCGGCCCCGCCGAGGGCGAACTCGAGCACGTCGCCTTCGCCGTCGACGGTGTCGCCGAAACTATCGAGGGAGCGATCGACGCCGGTGCCGACGCGCTGGTCGTCCACCACGGTATCTCTTGGGGCGGCTTCGACCGCGTGACGGGTCGGAAGTACGAACGCATCGCACCGCTGATCGAAAACGACGTCGCGCTGTACGTCTCGCATCTCCCGCTGGACGGCCACCAGGACCACGGTAACGCGGCCGGGGTCGCCGACGTGTTGGGTCTCGAGAACCGCTCGCCGTTCGGTGAACTCGGGCCGGAGTACATCGGCCAGCGCGGGACCGCCCTCGAGTCGTTCTCGCTCGAATCGGTCTGTGACCGCCTCGAGTCGGAACTCGATACGGGCGATCGACAGGTACGGGGTCTCGGATTCGGGCCCGAGGAGATCTCGGAAGTCGCGATCGTCACCGGCAGCGGAACCGACTGGCTCGAGGACGCCGTCGACGCGGGCGTCGACGCGTTCGTCACCGGGGAGGGGAAACAGAAAGTCTACCACGAGGCTCAGGAGGCGGGTATCAACGTCGTACTGGCGGGCCACTACGCGACCGAAACGTTCGGCGTCCAGTCGCTTCAGGAGTTGGTCGAGGAGTGGGGCCTCGAGACGACGTATCTCGACGTGCCGACCGGGCTATAG
- a CDS encoding GNAT family N-acetyltransferase, with translation MASPLSLRRYRPADTDRILELHEEAMRDVGSFIDGAPDPDLEDIEGAYLENGGDFLVGEVDTQIVAMGAFRPAEGYITEFFEDLSDTTAELKRMRVDPAHQRRGHGQRVYDALERRAIEAGYSDIVLDTTPKQTGAQRFYESNSFEEVQRRQVEFCGDEFTMILYRKSFPND, from the coding sequence ATGGCTTCGCCGTTGTCTCTCAGACGATACCGGCCCGCCGATACCGACCGAATTCTTGAACTCCACGAGGAAGCGATGCGGGATGTCGGATCGTTCATCGACGGCGCACCGGACCCGGATCTCGAGGATATCGAAGGGGCGTATCTCGAGAACGGGGGCGATTTTCTCGTCGGTGAAGTCGATACTCAAATCGTTGCAATGGGTGCGTTTCGACCCGCAGAGGGGTATATCACGGAGTTTTTCGAGGACCTCTCCGACACGACGGCGGAACTTAAACGGATGCGCGTCGACCCGGCCCACCAACGGCGAGGGCACGGCCAACGAGTGTATGACGCCCTCGAACGACGCGCGATCGAAGCAGGCTATTCAGACATCGTTCTCGATACGACGCCCAAACAAACCGGCGCACAGCGGTTCTACGAGAGCAATTCGTTCGAAGAGGTACAACGACGGCAGGTCGAGTTTTGCGGGGACGAGTTCACGATGATTCTGTATCGAAAATCGTTCCCGAACGACTAG
- a CDS encoding deoxyhypusine synthase, which produces MTDEHDHADARDEGDHDGEHAHGSDEGRETFSYDPIGHAEARAGMTVGELADEYGNAGVGAANIHEAVSVTEAMFDDGVTVFFGLAGAMVPTGMRRIVADLIRDGYIDALVTTGANLTHDSIEAIGGKHHHGSVTAEGKTEREHDETLRDEGVDRIYNVYLPQEFFATFESHLREEVFPPLEAEGVVPIQRLTEELGRANAAVNDRENVAEGPGIAAAAYENDVPIYCPAIQDSVLGLQAWMYSQTSDFSLDALADMTALTDIAYDSEEAGAFVVGGGVPKNFTLQTMLVTPGAYDYAVQLTMDPKQTGGLSGATLEEARSWGKLEKDARNVSVYGDATISLPLVIAAARERLEN; this is translated from the coding sequence ATGACCGACGAGCACGATCACGCTGACGCACGCGACGAGGGCGACCACGACGGCGAGCACGCCCACGGGTCGGACGAGGGCCGAGAGACGTTCTCCTACGACCCGATCGGCCACGCCGAGGCTCGAGCCGGGATGACCGTCGGCGAACTGGCAGACGAATACGGGAACGCGGGCGTCGGCGCGGCGAACATCCACGAGGCCGTCTCGGTCACGGAGGCGATGTTCGACGACGGCGTGACTGTCTTCTTCGGCCTCGCGGGCGCGATGGTGCCGACCGGAATGCGACGCATCGTCGCCGACCTGATTCGGGATGGCTACATCGACGCGCTCGTGACGACCGGGGCAAACCTGACCCACGACAGCATCGAGGCGATCGGGGGCAAACACCACCACGGATCGGTGACTGCCGAGGGGAAGACCGAGCGCGAGCACGACGAGACGCTGCGCGACGAGGGCGTCGATCGGATTTACAACGTCTACCTTCCGCAGGAGTTCTTCGCCACGTTCGAGTCCCACCTCCGGGAGGAGGTCTTCCCGCCGCTCGAGGCCGAGGGCGTCGTCCCTATCCAACGGCTGACCGAAGAACTCGGACGGGCCAACGCGGCGGTCAACGACCGGGAGAACGTCGCGGAGGGCCCCGGTATCGCCGCCGCGGCCTACGAGAACGACGTACCGATCTACTGTCCGGCGATTCAGGACTCGGTGCTCGGCCTGCAGGCGTGGATGTACTCCCAGACGAGCGACTTCTCGCTCGACGCGCTCGCCGACATGACCGCGCTGACCGACATCGCCTACGATTCCGAGGAGGCGGGCGCGTTCGTCGTCGGCGGCGGCGTCCCGAAGAACTTCACCCTCCAGACGATGCTCGTCACGCCCGGCGCGTACGACTACGCCGTCCAGTTGACGATGGACCCCAAACAGACAGGCGGTCTGTCGGGGGCCACTCTCGAGGAGGCGCGCTCGTGGGGCAAACTCGAGAAAGACGCCCGAAACGTCTCGGTCTACGGCGACGCGACCATCTCGCTCCCGCTCGTGATCGCGGCCGCTCGAGAGCGCCTCGAGAACTGA
- a CDS encoding helix-turn-helix transcriptional regulator yields MDRALEEIEFLALSPNRIAVLNALRDAPATRRELEGETGASQPTLGRILRDFEDRNWIARMDEGYDVTATGRLVAAGFTDLREIVETELTLRDVVPWLPTDEMDFDLLALRDATITVPSQTRPGAPVSRVTDTIRGADSVRIVSHAFNERSLETIHRGVNENGQRFDGVFSTTAIDALADDQSLGDLLCDLLEADRAAVRVVDGDVPHAVTIADDVLSLMVRDDDGVLQAALDTDDERVRAWGRDLHERYWDRARPLEASDLE; encoded by the coding sequence ATGGACCGCGCACTCGAGGAGATCGAATTTCTCGCGCTCTCTCCGAATCGGATCGCGGTGTTGAACGCGCTCCGGGACGCGCCGGCCACGCGGCGCGAACTCGAGGGCGAGACGGGGGCCTCACAGCCGACGCTCGGGCGCATCCTTCGGGATTTCGAGGACCGGAACTGGATCGCGAGGATGGACGAGGGCTACGACGTGACCGCCACCGGACGGCTCGTCGCGGCCGGCTTTACGGACCTGCGGGAGATCGTCGAGACGGAACTGACCCTGCGAGACGTGGTTCCGTGGTTGCCGACCGACGAGATGGACTTCGACCTGCTCGCGCTCAGGGACGCGACGATCACCGTTCCGTCCCAGACGCGACCGGGCGCGCCGGTCAGCCGGGTCACGGACACGATCCGAGGCGCCGATTCCGTTCGAATCGTCTCCCACGCGTTCAACGAGCGGAGCCTCGAGACGATCCACCGGGGGGTCAACGAGAACGGACAGCGCTTCGACGGCGTCTTCTCGACGACCGCGATCGACGCCCTCGCGGACGACCAGTCTCTCGGGGACCTGCTTTGCGACCTCCTCGAGGCCGACCGGGCCGCGGTTCGCGTCGTCGACGGCGACGTTCCCCACGCCGTGACCATCGCCGACGACGTGCTCAGCCTCATGGTTCGAGACGACGACGGGGTGTTGCAAGCGGCGCTCGACACCGACGACGAACGGGTTCGCGCGTGGGGACGGGATCTCCACGAACGCTACTGGGACCGGGCGCGACCGCTCGAGGCGAGCGACCTCGAGTGA
- a CDS encoding DMT family transporter, with the protein MSRTRVAVSFVLASVFFGGTFVAAKAGQAYIPPLLFVALRFDIAAVLLLAYAAVTTPRADLVPRTRGDIAGIIAAGVFAIGLANALLFVGQGYVSSAVGSIVFSLVPIFSPLFAGVLLADERLTPAGAVGTAVGLVGVAMVIGIDPGNLSSALDYGTAIVFGGAVSAALGGVLIRRAETTTSSTVRTAWALPVSALLLHALSVGAGESAAAIEWTAGAVVALVYVGVFAGAIAYIAYFDLIDEVGAIRSSLTFYASPAVAAIGGWLVLGEQLSGLAVAGFAVILAGFTIIGYRTVVPALEGAVLRAIHRLPPIRLLGDDRRESGFETDGD; encoded by the coding sequence ATGTCCCGAACGCGGGTCGCCGTTTCGTTCGTCCTCGCGAGCGTCTTCTTCGGCGGGACGTTCGTCGCCGCGAAAGCGGGACAGGCGTACATCCCGCCGCTGCTTTTCGTCGCGTTGCGCTTCGATATCGCGGCCGTTCTTCTCCTCGCGTACGCCGCAGTGACGACGCCGCGAGCGGATCTCGTCCCGCGAACGCGAGGCGACATCGCCGGCATCATCGCCGCCGGCGTCTTCGCGATCGGACTGGCGAATGCGCTCCTGTTCGTCGGTCAGGGGTACGTCTCGAGCGCGGTCGGGTCGATCGTCTTCAGTCTCGTCCCGATCTTCTCGCCGCTTTTCGCCGGCGTCTTGCTCGCCGACGAGCGACTGACGCCAGCGGGGGCGGTCGGTACCGCGGTCGGACTCGTCGGCGTCGCGATGGTGATCGGAATCGATCCCGGGAACCTCTCGAGCGCGCTCGACTACGGCACCGCCATCGTCTTCGGCGGCGCCGTCAGCGCCGCGCTCGGCGGCGTCCTGATTCGACGCGCCGAGACGACGACCTCGAGTACGGTTCGAACCGCCTGGGCGCTTCCCGTCAGCGCGCTCTTGCTCCACGCGCTGAGTGTCGGCGCGGGCGAGTCGGCCGCCGCGATCGAGTGGACCGCCGGGGCGGTCGTCGCGCTGGTCTACGTCGGCGTCTTCGCTGGTGCGATCGCCTACATCGCGTACTTCGACCTCATCGACGAGGTCGGGGCGATCCGCTCGAGCCTCACCTTCTACGCCAGCCCCGCGGTCGCCGCGATCGGCGGGTGGCTCGTTCTGGGCGAACAGCTTTCGGGACTCGCGGTCGCCGGATTCGCGGTGATCCTCGCGGGGTTCACGATCATCGGCTACCGCACGGTCGTGCCCGCACTCGAGGGAGCCGTTCTTCGGGCGATCCACCGCCTTCCGCCGATCCGCCTTCTGGGCGACGACCGCCGCGAGTCGGGGTTCGAGACCGACGGCGACTGA
- a CDS encoding metal-dependent hydrolase, with the protein MMATTHVFAGLAVVAPVAYAGPELAAPLAVGAICGGLAPDFDLFLEHRRTFHAPVLGAPLAALGIVVALLVPAAITAALAAAAVAAWLHSASDALGGGPEMDPWTHRSERAVYDHVRSTWIRPRRWIRYDGAPEDAALAVGLAVPGLLVFDGWVSAVIVVGIAVSVAYALVRRRLVEWTPEWLE; encoded by the coding sequence ATGATGGCGACGACGCACGTGTTCGCGGGGCTGGCCGTCGTCGCCCCGGTCGCCTACGCCGGTCCCGAACTCGCGGCCCCGCTCGCCGTCGGCGCGATCTGTGGCGGACTCGCCCCCGACTTCGATCTCTTCCTCGAGCACCGGCGGACCTTTCACGCGCCCGTGCTCGGCGCACCCCTCGCCGCGCTCGGTATCGTCGTCGCACTGCTCGTTCCGGCGGCGATCACCGCCGCGCTCGCGGCCGCCGCGGTCGCCGCCTGGCTCCACTCGGCTAGCGACGCGCTCGGAGGGGGTCCCGAGATGGACCCGTGGACTCACCGAAGCGAGCGCGCAGTCTACGATCACGTCCGCTCTACGTGGATCCGACCGCGTCGGTGGATCCGATACGACGGTGCTCCGGAAGACGCCGCCCTGGCGGTCGGGCTCGCGGTGCCCGGGCTACTCGTCTTCGACGGCTGGGTGAGCGCCGTCATCGTCGTCGGCATCGCCGTCTCGGTCGCGTACGCGCTCGTTCGCCGGCGGCTCGTCGAGTGGACGCCCGAGTGGCTCGAGTGA
- a CDS encoding deoxyuridine 5'-triphosphate nucleotidohydrolase, protein MTRKNATRFSRSRSVLERMFRSGAFVADHVSPATDEQIQPNGVDLTLEIVFEQLEPGRITKDGKSVGERVARPLEELEEKVPQTYYLPEGAYVARYGERIEIPDGHIGFVYPRSSLMRNSCMLNTAVWDAGYEGRGEGLLQVHHDIEIQRGARIAQLVLVEADHEETYDGSYQGENLEGR, encoded by the coding sequence CTGACCCGGAAGAACGCGACACGTTTTTCCCGGTCCCGTTCCGTTCTCGAGCGTATGTTCCGTTCCGGTGCCTTCGTCGCCGACCACGTTTCGCCGGCGACCGACGAGCAGATCCAGCCAAACGGCGTCGATCTCACCCTCGAGATCGTCTTCGAGCAACTCGAGCCAGGTCGCATCACGAAAGACGGCAAATCGGTCGGCGAGCGGGTCGCCCGCCCGCTCGAGGAACTCGAGGAGAAGGTGCCCCAGACGTACTACCTCCCCGAGGGAGCCTACGTCGCTCGCTACGGCGAGCGGATCGAGATCCCCGACGGCCACATCGGGTTCGTCTATCCGCGCTCGTCGCTCATGCGCAACTCCTGTATGCTCAACACGGCAGTCTGGGACGCCGGCTACGAGGGCCGCGGCGAGGGACTCCTGCAGGTCCACCACGACATCGAGATCCAGCGCGGCGCCCGTATCGCCCAGCTGGTGCTCGTCGAGGCCGACCACGAAGAGACCTACGACGGGAGCTATCAGGGCGAGAACCTCGAGGGACGCTAG
- a CDS encoding aconitate hydratase: MGQTLTEKILEDHLVEGELETGEEIGIEIDQVLTQDTTGTMVWLQFEAMGLDEVQTEIAAQYCDHQTYQFDFKNTDDHRFLRSAAGTFGAHFSRPGNGICHNVHRENFAAPGKTLLGSDSHTPTPGGLGELAIGAGGIDITVAMGGAPYYVEMPEVVNVRLEGELPEWATAKDVILEMLRRLTVKGGVGKILEYTGPGVETLTAPERMTITNMGTELGATTSIFPTDHQTEDYLERLGRGDEYVELQPDDDAEYDDEIVVDLSDLEPLVAQPSMPDKVVPVSEVAGQDVEQVIVGSCTNGGYEDILPVAKMLEGREVAMETETIVAPGSKQASEMLARDGWVAEMMAAGVNFSEATCGACIGIGHVPASDSVSMRTFNRNFEGRSGIEDDNVFLCSPEVAAAASIAGEIVDPRDLEDELDDLEAPGVELPDEYDGSKTDLIAPDEAVDDELIKGPNIGDVPIRDQLGSDVSGEALLKMEDNITTDHIIPATQDILMYRSNVPKLSEFTLSRVDDTFAERALEADGGFLVAGENYGQGSSREHAALCPMYLGIEGVLAQSFARIHRANLFNFGIVPLTIDEDTYENIDQGDEIEVVDDVYEAVSSGQEEFTVRVNDDYEITATLDASQRERDILAAGGKLSWTRDQAEGSGAAPADD, from the coding sequence ATGGGACAGACTCTTACCGAAAAGATTCTCGAGGATCACCTCGTCGAGGGCGAACTCGAAACTGGCGAGGAGATCGGCATCGAGATCGATCAGGTTCTGACACAGGATACAACTGGGACGATGGTTTGGCTCCAGTTCGAAGCGATGGGACTGGACGAGGTCCAGACCGAGATCGCTGCCCAGTACTGCGACCACCAGACCTACCAGTTCGACTTCAAGAACACGGACGACCACCGCTTCCTGCGCTCTGCGGCCGGCACCTTCGGTGCCCACTTCTCCCGGCCCGGAAACGGTATCTGTCACAACGTCCACCGCGAGAACTTCGCCGCGCCCGGCAAGACGCTGCTCGGCTCGGACAGCCACACCCCGACCCCCGGCGGACTCGGTGAACTCGCGATCGGCGCCGGCGGTATCGACATCACCGTCGCGATGGGCGGCGCGCCCTACTACGTCGAGATGCCCGAAGTCGTCAACGTTCGCCTCGAGGGCGAGCTTCCAGAGTGGGCGACCGCGAAGGACGTCATCCTCGAGATGCTCCGACGGCTCACCGTCAAAGGCGGCGTCGGCAAGATTCTCGAGTACACCGGCCCCGGCGTCGAGACGCTCACCGCACCCGAGCGGATGACGATCACCAACATGGGGACGGAACTCGGTGCGACGACGTCGATCTTCCCGACCGACCACCAGACCGAGGACTACCTCGAACGGCTCGGTCGCGGAGACGAGTACGTCGAATTGCAGCCCGACGACGACGCGGAGTACGACGACGAGATCGTCGTCGACCTCTCGGACCTCGAGCCGCTGGTCGCCCAGCCATCGATGCCCGACAAGGTCGTTCCCGTCAGCGAGGTCGCCGGACAGGACGTCGAGCAGGTCATCGTCGGCTCCTGTACCAACGGCGGCTACGAGGACATCCTCCCCGTCGCCAAGATGCTCGAAGGTCGCGAGGTCGCGATGGAAACCGAGACGATCGTCGCGCCCGGTTCCAAGCAGGCCTCCGAGATGCTCGCCCGAGACGGCTGGGTCGCCGAGATGATGGCGGCCGGCGTCAACTTCTCCGAGGCGACCTGCGGTGCCTGTATCGGGATCGGCCACGTGCCGGCCTCCGATTCGGTCTCCATGCGAACCTTCAACCGTAACTTCGAGGGCCGCTCGGGCATCGAGGACGACAACGTCTTCCTCTGCTCGCCCGAGGTCGCCGCCGCCGCGTCGATCGCCGGCGAAATCGTCGACCCGCGGGATCTCGAGGACGAACTCGACGACCTCGAGGCACCGGGCGTCGAACTCCCCGACGAGTACGACGGCTCCAAGACCGACCTCATCGCGCCCGACGAGGCGGTCGACGACGAACTCATCAAAGGACCGAACATCGGCGACGTCCCGATCCGAGACCAGCTCGGCTCGGACGTCTCCGGTGAGGCGCTCCTGAAGATGGAAGACAACATCACGACCGACCACATCATCCCTGCGACTCAGGACATCCTGATGTACCGGTCGAACGTGCCGAAACTCTCCGAGTTCACCCTCTCGCGGGTCGACGACACGTTCGCCGAGCGCGCGCTCGAGGCCGACGGCGGCTTCCTCGTCGCTGGCGAGAACTACGGACAGGGCTCCTCGCGCGAACACGCGGCACTCTGTCCGATGTACCTCGGCATCGAGGGCGTCCTCGCACAGAGCTTCGCCCGGATCCACCGCGCGAACCTCTTTAACTTCGGTATCGTCCCGCTGACGATCGACGAGGACACCTACGAGAACATCGATCAGGGCGACGAGATCGAAGTCGTCGACGACGTCTACGAGGCCGTCTCGAGCGGACAGGAGGAGTTCACCGTCCGCGTCAACGACGACTACGAGATCACGGCGACGCTCGACGCCTCCCAGCGCGAACGCGACATTCTCGCCGCCGGCGGCAAGCTCTCCTGGACGCGAGATCAGGCCGAAGGAAGCGGCGCAGCGCCCGCCGACGACTGA